TGGTCACCGCCGCCGCAGCGGCATTGGCAGTTACCGCCAAGAGGTTCGCCGCAACCGAGATGATGGCCTCTCGTGCCGTCTCGACCTCGACCGAGAGCAGCTTCGTCACCAGCAGCGAATTGTATTTCGATGACGGTGGCGCGCAGGTCCGACCGGGCTTCGCTTGATCGCCATGCTGGCAATCGGCGTCATCCGGCTCGCGACAGATGCGTTCAGTCGCGGTGATGGTCAGGACTCCCTCGCGCTGCTGCTTGATGAGGGCTTCGATGCACTCAGGAAAGAGTTCTCGGCGTCGCCATAACCGGGTCGCTCATGGAGGTCTGGCGTAGTTGTGTCTCGTTGCACAGTGGCAGGCACATTCTGGCCGCTGAGCCGACGCATCCCGCAGAACCAAATTCGGCGCAGCGAGGGGCTGCGACCTCTACGTATATTGAGGCGGGACCTTGGACCTTACTCCGGCACCTGAAGAGAGACTCTTCCCCTCGGTTCCCGAGCGGTGGTGCAGACATTTCGTCAAGGAGGAGTATATGATCAAGAAGTCCCTGTTCGCCGCGATTGCCGGCATCTCGATGTTCGCCGCTTCTGTGCCTACGATGGCCCAGGGCATCGGGCACAGCTTTTTCATGCGCGGCTCGATCGTCGATACGGGCAGCACCGGCACCGTGGTCTGCATCGGCAAGGCCGATGGCGCCGAGGTCGGCCAGAAGCTCGAAGTCTATCGCGTCGTCACCCATCCCGGGCCGTCGAAGGGCGTGGCGCCGACCTTCCATCGCCAGCTCATCGGCCATGTGACGATCGACCACATCTTCGATGACCATTTCGCGCATGTGACGATCACCGACGGCACCCCTACCAAACACGATCTCGTCGAGCTTCGCAAGAATTGACCGTGCTCCCGGCACTGGACCGGCAAAGACTGCCCTGACGGCAAGGACGTCGGGGCAGCAGCCGGCCGGTGCGGCGCTTGCGGCGTGACCAGGATCGTTCGGGATCGCAGCAAAACCGCTTGACCCGGGATCATGGTCCAACCGGCATGATCGAGTGGATGTCATGGGCAATTTCAAGATCGGCGAACTGGCAGCAGCCGCGGGCGTGGGCCGCGACACAATCCGTTATTATGAGCGGATGGGGCTGCTCCGCGCGCCTGAGCGCACGGCAGCAGGCTACCGGATCTACGACCAGACGGATCTCGAGCGCGTCAACTTCATCCGCTCGGCACAGGATCTCGGCTTTACGCTGGAACAGGCCAGGCAGCTGCTGGAACTCAGAGCCTCCGACACCGCCAATGCGCAGGCGGTGCTCGACATCACACGGGCCAAGATCGCCGACGCTGAGGCGCGTCTCCAGCGCTTGTCCGACATTCGCGACATGCTTCGGATGCTTGCGGACGAATGCCCGGGCGAGGTGCCGGTGTCCGACTGCCCGATCCTCGCTTTCCTGAGCGCCAGGCGGTCGGCGCGAAGGCGACAACCAGAAAACGAGCAGACGCAGGAAGAACGACCACAGGAAAAGAAAGGGGTCTTATCATGAAGAAATTCGGTTTCGTGACCGCAGTCATTCCGACGCTGCTCTTGACGGCCTGCGTCACGACGCGGCCCACGGCTGCGCAGATCGAAAGCTGCCGGGCCATGGAAGACAATATGGGTCTTCAGACGCCGCACGATCACGGCGAGATGAAGGGGCAGGGGCGCAATCCAATGAGTCTCTCGCACGACCGGTGCCTCCAGATTTTGCGCAACGCGCAATAATCCCATCCGGACGGTGTCATGCCGTCTGGACACCTTCAAAAAGAGGGAAGAAGCCATGTTCGAACATGCGAAAAAGACCCTCCCGCTTGTCGGGGGAAGCCTGTTGCTGGCGCTCACGTTTTCCGGCTGCGACCGCAAGAGCGACCAGACGGTGCCGCCCGCGGCGAACAGCGTCGCGGTCACGCCCGTCGCGACCGCCACGGCGGGTGACGCCGATGCGAACGCCATGGATGCGATGAGCAACCAAGCGGCGATGGAGCAGCATCATCGCCAGGCCATGGATCACGACGCCATGCGCGCGGGCGCTGGCAACCAGAGCGCTCCCGCGCCGGATCCGGCACCGTCCAATTCGGCGATGCCGATGACGGACATGTAGGAGCTCAAGGGGAAACGGGGATGCGGAGCGGGACAGGCCTTGGTCGCTACAGCCTGTTGATAATGCTCGCACTGGGCCTCGCCACGAGTGTGCGGGCACAGGAGGGTGAGGATCATGCGGCTCATCATGGCGGCGGTAGCAGCGCCGCGATGCCGGCGGATGGGAGTATGATCGCCTCGTCGACGCCGAGCGCGTCCGAAATGGCCAAGATGATGAAGCCCATGATGGACCGCATGATCAATGGTGCGGGCGAGAATGAACATGGCCACGATTCACGGCGCGCTGCCTTTTATGCGCAGCTCCTTGCCTTCCCGAGCCTCGACGAGGCGGCCCGGCGACGCGTGGCATCACAAGCCAGCGAGCGGGTTGCCAGCGGTCTCGCGATGGTCGACGCCGCGTCGGCCGAAGGTGCACGCGCGACCACGATCGCGGCTCGCCTGGACGCTGCTCGTCGCCTGCGCGAAGGTACCGACCTGTTTCGCGCGGGTTCCGCCGCGCAGGGCGCGCTCGGTGGGCTGCAGCCGCCCCGCGACGTGGGTCTCACCTGGTTCCGGGACCAGATGGATATCGACGAGGCAGCGTCCGGGCATGCCGGCCATTGGTTCGGCATCTCGCCTTCGCATCTTCTCCTCATGGTGTTCCTGGCGCTCGTCAGCGCCACGCTGATCGCGCTGCAGATGCTGCGCCTGCGGCGGATCGGCGCCATCGTCGCAGGGGTCAAACCGGCGGTTCCGGCGGCGCCTGTTGCGGTCCCGGCAAGCGCTAAAGTGGCGACGCCGCCCGGGCCCGACGTTGACACGCTCGCGCCCAGTGGCACTGCCGCTCCGGCGGGCGCGTCGCTGCGCAAACCGAAAAGCTGGGCGGGACAGCTGCGGGTCGTCCAGATCGTCCGTGAAACGCCGACAGCCCTGACCTTCCGCCTCGCCGATCCCGCCGCCGATCGGCTGCCGTTTGACTTCCTGCCGGGCCAGTTCCTGCAGGTCGAAGTAGGACCCGAGGAAGGGAAGACCGCGCGCCGATCCTACACGATCGCCTCCTCGCCGACCCAGCGCGCGTATGTCGAGCTGACGGTCAAGCGCGAGGAGCAGGGTGTCGTCTCGCGCCATCTGCACGACAAGGTCGCCGCCGGTGATCTGCTGAAAGTGAGCGGACCGTTTGGAGCGTTCACCTTTACGGGTACTGACGCGGAAAGCATCGTGCTCATCGCCGGCGGGGTCGGCATCACGCCGATGATGTCGGTGCTGCGCTACCTGACCGACACCGCCTGGAAGGGCGAAATCTTCTTCCTTTACGGCGCCCGATCGACCGATGAGTTCATTTTCCGCGAAGAGATCGAGCGGCTGGAGCGGCGTTTCGCCAACCTCCACGTCATCGCAACCATGGGGCGCTCGCCCGGGACGGTCTGGATGGGACCGGAAGGGCCGATCACCAAGGAAATGATCCTTGTCGCAGTGCCCGATATCGCGAGCAGGCGAATCCATATGTGCGGGCCGCCGGCGATGATGGGGGCGATGCGGGCCGAGCTTGCCGCGCTCGGCGTTCCCGAGGCACAGCTGCATACCGAAGCCTTCGGCCCGGCCTCACTGCCGGCGCATCCCGAAGACCTCGAAGTGGTGCCTACATCCTCTCCGGCGAAGCCGCACGCTGCGGCACCAGCCGTTGCGCCAGGGACCGTGACCTTTTCAGTGTCCGGCGTGTCCGCGGCATTGCCGGCAGACCAGACCGTGCTTGATGCGGCCGAGGGAGCGGGCGTCGAAATCCCTTATGCCTGCCGGTCGGGTCAGTGTGGTGTCTGCGTCGTCAAGTTACTCAAGGGGGAGGTGACGATGGAGGTCGAGACCGGCCTCGCGCCCGCCGACAAGGCGCAAGGGTATGTCCTCGCCTGTCAGGCCAAGGGAACGGGTACGCCGCTCGTCGTCGAAGCCTGATGCGCGAGCGCGGCGATCTCATCGTCGGACTGCTGGTCGCGTTTCTGCTGCTGTTCCCGCTCGGCTATCTCGTTCATGTGTCGCCGCGGTTTCCCGGTAGCCTTGCGGGCGGGATCATCGGGATCACCGCTCTGGTGCTGATGCTGCTGACGCTCCCCTATGTCGCAGCCAAGCAAATTCCATGGGTCGACAAGAGACTTTCACGGTTTGTCAGCAAGCCGACCCTGCTCGCCATCCATATCTATGCCGGCGTGCTGGCGCCAATCCTCGGGCTGCTCCACGCCGCGCATACGTTCGAAAGCCCGGTCGGGCTGCTCCTCACCGTAATCCTCCTGATGACGGTCATCACCGGCTTCGTCGGCCGCTATCTCCTGGCACAGATCGCAAGAGCGCTGAGGGGGCGCACGTCGGAACTGGCCTCGCTTCGCTCCGCCTTCCTCGACGAGCCGGCCACGGCGGTTGCTCCGGCGGCGCCGAGAGCACCGCTCTCCAACTGGAGGCGTTTTCTGTTTGTCACAGCTGATGCGCCGGGCGGCGATCTACCGGCCGACAAGGATATGTTGGCCGCCGCGCTTGCCGACACCGAATTCGCGGTCCGCGCCGAAGAGGCAACCAACGCGCTGTTCGCCAAATGGAGGCTGCTGCACATCCTGTCGACTTGCCTCATCTTTGCGCTGCTCGCGCTTCACATCGGTGCGGCGATCTATTTCGGGCTGCGCTGGCTATGAGGTGGCAACGCCTTTCCTATGCGATCTTCATCGCGGCCTTGCTGATCATGGTCGCTGCGGTAGCGGTGCGAATGCGATCGGACGCGTCGTGGGATGCCGGGATGGTCGCGCAGCTCGTCGTGCCGGGTCCGCTTTCGAGCGCGCACCAGGCGTTCGCCAGCGAATGCACGGCCTGTCACACACCGGGCAAGGGTGTCGAGACGAAGACGTGTCTGACCTGCCATGCCGGGACGGACTTCGGATTCAAGCAGTCGACGCAGTTCCATGCCCGGGTGACGCAATGCACCTCCTGCCATGTCGAGCATGAAGGCGATCGCGGCATTATCCGCAT
This DNA window, taken from Sphingomonas sp. AP4-R1, encodes the following:
- a CDS encoding heavy metal-responsive transcriptional regulator, with amino-acid sequence MGNFKIGELAAAAGVGRDTIRYYERMGLLRAPERTAAGYRIYDQTDLERVNFIRSAQDLGFTLEQARQLLELRASDTANAQAVLDITRAKIADAEARLQRLSDIRDMLRMLADECPGEVPVSDCPILAFLSARRSARRRQPENEQTQEERPQEKKGVLS
- a CDS encoding 2Fe-2S iron-sulfur cluster-binding protein; the protein is MLALGLATSVRAQEGEDHAAHHGGGSSAAMPADGSMIASSTPSASEMAKMMKPMMDRMINGAGENEHGHDSRRAAFYAQLLAFPSLDEAARRRVASQASERVASGLAMVDAASAEGARATTIAARLDAARRLREGTDLFRAGSAAQGALGGLQPPRDVGLTWFRDQMDIDEAASGHAGHWFGISPSHLLLMVFLALVSATLIALQMLRLRRIGAIVAGVKPAVPAAPVAVPASAKVATPPGPDVDTLAPSGTAAPAGASLRKPKSWAGQLRVVQIVRETPTALTFRLADPAADRLPFDFLPGQFLQVEVGPEEGKTARRSYTIASSPTQRAYVELTVKREEQGVVSRHLHDKVAAGDLLKVSGPFGAFTFTGTDAESIVLIAGGVGITPMMSVLRYLTDTAWKGEIFFLYGARSTDEFIFREEIERLERRFANLHVIATMGRSPGTVWMGPEGPITKEMILVAVPDIASRRIHMCGPPAMMGAMRAELAALGVPEAQLHTEAFGPASLPAHPEDLEVVPTSSPAKPHAAAPAVAPGTVTFSVSGVSAALPADQTVLDAAEGAGVEIPYACRSGQCGVCVVKLLKGEVTMEVETGLAPADKAQGYVLACQAKGTGTPLVVEA